One Obesumbacterium proteus DNA window includes the following coding sequences:
- the hupA gene encoding nucleoid-associated protein HU-alpha, protein MNKTQLIDVIAEKADLSKTQAKAALESTLAAITESLKDGDAVQLVGFGTFKVNHRNERTGRNPQTGMEIKIAAANVPAFVSGKALKDAVK, encoded by the coding sequence ATGAACAAGACTCAACTGATTGATGTAATCGCGGAAAAAGCTGACCTGTCTAAAACTCAGGCTAAGGCAGCTCTGGAATCTACTCTGGCAGCGATTACCGAGTCTCTGAAAGACGGTGATGCAGTACAATTGGTTGGTTTCGGTACTTTTAAGGTGAATCATCGTAACGAGCGCACTGGCCGCAACCCGCAGACTGGTATGGAAATCAAAATTGCAGCAGCAAACGTACCAGCGTTCGTTTCTGGTAAAGCTCTGAAAGACGCAGTTAAATAA
- the nfi gene encoding deoxyribonuclease V (cleaves DNA at apurinic or apyrimidinic sites), protein MDMQALREEQMEKASQIVRVDDLGFEQPTLIAGADVGFEQGGDVTRAAIAVLRYPSLELVEYQIARIETQMPYIPGFLSFREYPALLKAWGMLQHRPQLVVVDGQGIAHPRRLGVASHFGLLADVPTIGVAKSRLCGQFAPLDDAAGALQPLNDKQEQIGWVWRSKARCNPLFISTGHRVSLPTALSFIQSCMLGYRLPEPTRWADAIASNRPAFQRWLLQDSDNRV, encoded by the coding sequence ATGGATATGCAGGCACTGCGCGAAGAGCAGATGGAAAAGGCGAGCCAGATTGTTCGTGTCGACGATCTCGGGTTTGAACAACCGACGCTTATCGCCGGTGCTGATGTGGGTTTTGAACAAGGGGGAGACGTCACGCGTGCGGCTATCGCGGTTTTACGTTATCCCTCTCTTGAGCTGGTGGAATACCAGATAGCACGTATCGAAACCCAAATGCCGTATATTCCTGGTTTTCTTTCGTTTCGTGAATATCCTGCGCTGCTCAAAGCGTGGGGTATGCTGCAACACCGGCCACAGCTGGTGGTGGTCGATGGGCAGGGAATTGCGCATCCGCGTCGCTTAGGCGTTGCCAGCCATTTTGGCTTGCTCGCAGATGTTCCCACTATCGGCGTTGCTAAAAGCCGCCTGTGCGGCCAGTTTGCCCCTTTAGATGACGCCGCAGGTGCCTTGCAGCCGCTGAATGACAAACAAGAGCAAATTGGTTGGGTTTGGCGTAGCAAAGCACGCTGTAACCCGCTGTTTATATCAACGGGGCATCGCGTCAGTTTGCCTACGGCTTTATCTTTTATTCAAAGCTGTATGCTGGGCTACCGCTTACCTGAACCAACGCGCTGGGCGGACGCTATCGCCTCTAATCGACCAGCTTTTCAACGCTGGTTACTCCAAGATTCTGATAATCGCGTGTAG
- the purH gene encoding bifunctional phosphoribosylaminoimidazolecarboxamide formyltransferase/IMP cyclohydrolase yields MHSSSQNTSSASAYRPIRRALLSVSDKAGIVEFAQALSSRGVELLSTGGTARLLAEAGLPVTEVSDYTGFPEMMDGRVKTLHPKVHGGILGRRGQDDDIMSHHDIKPIDMVVVNLYPFAQTVARPDCSLADAVENIDIGGPTMVRSAAKNHKDVAIVVNNSDFDAIINEMDSNEGSLTHATRFDLAIKAFEHTAAYDGMIANYFGTMVPPYYGNTEEPSGRFPRTLNLSYIKKQDMRYGENSHQDAAFYIEENVSEASVATANQLQGKALSYNNIADTDAALECVKEFSEPACVIVKHANPCGVAVGGSILDAYERAYKTDPTSAFGGIIAFNRELDAETAQAIISRQFVEVIIAPHISEPALELLAAKQNVRVLACGEWNARQNGLDFKRVNGGLLVQDRDLGMVKESDLRVVTTRQPTEQEMRDALFCWKVAKFVKSNAIVYAQDKMTIGIGAGQMSRVYSAKIAGIKAADEGLEVAGSVMASDAFFPFRDGIDAAASVGITCVIQPGGSIRDDEVIAAANEHGIAMIFTDMRHFRH; encoded by the coding sequence ATGCATTCCAGTTCACAAAACACGAGCTCAGCTTCCGCTTACCGTCCGATTCGCCGTGCGCTACTCAGCGTATCTGATAAAGCCGGTATTGTTGAGTTTGCTCAGGCGCTCAGTTCGCGTGGCGTTGAGCTGCTTTCAACCGGCGGCACTGCCCGCCTGTTAGCGGAAGCAGGTTTACCCGTGACCGAGGTTTCTGATTACACCGGATTCCCCGAAATGATGGATGGGCGAGTGAAGACTTTGCATCCTAAGGTGCATGGCGGAATTCTTGGTCGTCGCGGCCAAGACGATGACATTATGTCTCACCACGATATTAAGCCTATCGATATGGTTGTTGTGAATCTTTATCCCTTCGCTCAAACCGTAGCTCGCCCAGATTGCTCTTTAGCCGACGCCGTTGAGAATATCGATATCGGTGGACCAACCATGGTGCGCTCGGCAGCCAAGAATCATAAAGACGTTGCGATTGTGGTGAACAATAGTGACTTCGATGCCATCATTAATGAGATGGATAGCAATGAGGGTTCTTTAACCCACGCGACGCGTTTCGATTTAGCCATTAAGGCATTCGAGCACACAGCTGCCTACGATGGCATGATCGCGAATTACTTTGGAACGATGGTTCCTCCTTATTATGGCAATACCGAAGAACCTTCTGGCCGCTTCCCTCGCACGCTGAATCTTAGCTATATAAAGAAACAAGATATGCGTTACGGAGAAAACAGCCATCAGGATGCTGCCTTCTATATAGAAGAGAATGTGAGTGAAGCCTCTGTTGCTACCGCCAATCAGCTTCAGGGCAAAGCGCTTTCTTACAACAACATTGCTGATACCGATGCAGCGTTGGAGTGTGTGAAAGAGTTTAGTGAACCTGCTTGTGTAATCGTGAAGCACGCTAACCCGTGTGGCGTTGCCGTTGGTGGTTCTATTTTAGATGCCTACGAGCGCGCTTATAAAACTGACCCAACCTCTGCTTTTGGCGGCATCATTGCCTTTAACCGTGAGCTCGACGCCGAAACCGCTCAGGCGATTATTAGTCGTCAGTTTGTCGAAGTCATCATTGCCCCACACATCAGCGAACCTGCGCTTGAGCTGCTGGCAGCCAAACAAAACGTGCGTGTCTTAGCCTGTGGCGAATGGAATGCTCGCCAAAATGGATTGGATTTCAAACGTGTTAACGGCGGCTTACTGGTTCAGGACCGCGATTTAGGCATGGTCAAAGAATCTGACCTGCGCGTCGTCACCACTCGCCAACCAACCGAACAGGAAATGCGTGATGCCCTGTTCTGCTGGAAAGTGGCCAAGTTTGTGAAATCCAACGCTATCGTTTATGCCCAAGACAAAATGACCATCGGCATTGGTGCTGGCCAAATGAGCCGTGTGTACTCTGCTAAAATCGCCGGAATCAAAGCCGCTGATGAAGGATTAGAAGTAGCGGGTTCCGTGATGGCATCAGATGCGTTCTTCCCATTCCGCGACGGTATTGATGCTGCTGCATCCGTCGGCATCACCTGCGTTATTCAGCCAGGGGGTTCCATTCGTGATGATGAAGTCATCGCCGCTGCGAATGAGCACGGGATCGCCATGATCTTCACGGATATGCGTCATTTCCGTCATTAA
- the thiC gene encoding phosphomethylpyrimidine synthase ThiC, with amino-acid sequence MDHLRGEAYPNSQRIYLTSSREDIRVPMREIQLSPTLLGGSKDNPQYEPNEPIPVYDTAGPYGDPDADLDVRNGLKPLRHPWIAERGDTELLDQLSSAYTQQRLADDGLDHLRFDNLPQPRRAKTGKCVTQLHYARQGIITPEMEFIAIRENMGRERIRGDVLRQQHPGQNFGALLPKDITAEFVRSEVAAGRAIIPSNINHPESEPMIIGRNFLVKVNANIGNSAVTSSIEEEVEKLVWSTRWGADTVMDLSTGRYIHETREWILRNSPVPIGTVPIYQALEKVNGIAENLNWEIFRDTLLEQAEQGVDYFTIHAGVLLRYVPMTAKRLTGIVSRGGSIMAKWCLSHHKENFLFERFRDICQICAAYDVALSLGDGLRPGSIQDANDEAQFAELHTLGELTKIAWEYDVQVMIEGPGHVPMQMIHRNMTEELEHCHEAPFYTLGPLTTDIAPGYDHFTSGIGAAMIGWFGCAMLCYVTPKEHLGLPNKEDVKQGLITYKIAAHAADLAKGHPGAQIRDNAMSKARFEFRWEDQFNLALDPHTARTYHDETLPQESGKVAHFCSMCGPKFCSMKISQEVRDYAAKQEELAQPVEVGMAQMSEAFRAKGGEIYHTTSNLQTEKS; translated from the coding sequence ATCGATCATCTACGCGGTGAAGCCTATCCTAACTCTCAGCGCATCTACCTCACCAGTTCGCGTGAGGACATTCGCGTGCCGATGCGCGAGATCCAGCTTAGTCCAACGCTGCTTGGCGGCAGCAAAGATAACCCACAGTATGAACCCAACGAGCCAATTCCGGTTTACGATACCGCAGGCCCCTATGGCGATCCCGATGCCGATTTAGACGTGCGCAATGGCCTGAAGCCGCTGCGCCATCCATGGATTGCCGAGCGAGGTGATACCGAGTTGCTGGATCAACTGAGCTCCGCCTATACCCAACAGCGCTTAGCCGATGACGGGCTCGATCATTTACGCTTCGACAACCTGCCACAGCCACGTCGCGCCAAAACCGGCAAGTGTGTAACGCAGCTTCATTACGCACGTCAGGGGATCATCACGCCAGAAATGGAATTCATCGCTATCCGTGAAAACATGGGCCGCGAGCGTATTCGCGGCGATGTACTGCGTCAGCAACATCCTGGGCAGAATTTTGGCGCGCTGCTGCCAAAAGATATCACGGCCGAATTTGTCCGCAGTGAAGTGGCCGCTGGACGCGCCATTATCCCTTCCAATATCAATCACCCCGAATCAGAGCCGATGATTATTGGGCGTAATTTCTTGGTGAAGGTTAATGCGAATATCGGTAACTCCGCCGTGACCTCTTCGATTGAAGAAGAAGTGGAAAAGCTGGTTTGGTCGACTCGTTGGGGCGCTGATACCGTTATGGATTTGTCCACTGGCCGCTATATTCACGAAACGCGAGAGTGGATTTTACGCAACAGCCCAGTGCCAATCGGCACCGTTCCGATCTATCAAGCATTGGAAAAAGTGAACGGAATTGCAGAAAACCTCAACTGGGAAATCTTCCGCGATACGCTGCTAGAGCAGGCAGAGCAAGGCGTTGACTATTTTACTATTCACGCCGGTGTGCTGTTACGCTACGTTCCAATGACGGCCAAACGCCTCACCGGGATCGTCTCCCGTGGCGGTTCGATTATGGCCAAATGGTGCCTTTCACATCATAAAGAAAACTTCCTTTTTGAGCGCTTCCGTGACATTTGCCAAATCTGTGCGGCCTATGATGTCGCGCTCTCATTGGGTGATGGGCTGCGTCCGGGCTCGATCCAAGATGCTAACGATGAAGCTCAGTTTGCAGAACTCCATACGCTCGGCGAACTCACCAAAATTGCGTGGGAATATGATGTTCAGGTCATGATCGAAGGCCCAGGACATGTGCCAATGCAGATGATCCACCGCAACATGACCGAAGAGCTAGAGCACTGCCACGAAGCACCGTTTTATACATTGGGGCCACTGACAACGGATATTGCTCCGGGTTATGACCATTTCACTTCTGGGATCGGCGCCGCCATGATTGGCTGGTTCGGTTGTGCCATGCTCTGCTATGTCACTCCCAAAGAGCACTTGGGATTACCCAACAAAGAAGACGTCAAACAAGGCCTTATCACTTACAAGATCGCAGCCCATGCCGCCGATCTTGCTAAAGGGCATCCGGGCGCTCAGATCCGCGATAACGCCATGTCAAAAGCCCGCTTTGAATTCCGTTGGGAAGATCAGTTCAATCTGGCGCTCGATCCCCATACGGCAAGAACCTATCACGACGAAACGCTGCCGCAAGAATCGGGCAAAGTGGCACATTTTTGCTCCATGTGTGGGCCAAAATTCTGCTCAATGAAGATCTCTCAGGAAGTGCGTGACTATGCCGCAAAACAGGAAGAGTTAGCTCAACCGGTTGAAGTGGGTATGGCACAGATGTCTGAAGCTTTTCGAGCAAAAGGTGGCGAGATCTATCACACCACCAGCAACCTACAAACGGAGAAAAGCTAA
- the nudC gene encoding NAD(+) diphosphatase, with amino-acid sequence MEQQLKDDDTGWWVISHEGKVWLPRGDLPFGSALQWQLSTKSAHQIGEWEGHPMWLIEEARRQDMVSVRQLIDVDRGLFQLVGRGVQLAEFFRSHTFCGYCGHEMYSSRSEWASMCPNCRQRYYPQIAPCIIVAIRRGDEILLAQHKRHRNGIHTVLAGFVEVGETLEQAAAREIMEESRVQIKNLRYVASQPWPFPHSLMVAFMADYAGGELQHDPKELLNAGWYRYDNLPQLPPAGTVARRLIEDTVALCREDTEGE; translated from the coding sequence ATGGAACAACAGTTAAAAGATGATGACACCGGCTGGTGGGTGATTAGCCATGAAGGTAAGGTCTGGCTACCCCGTGGCGATCTGCCTTTTGGTTCTGCCCTGCAATGGCAACTCAGCACTAAATCGGCGCACCAAATTGGCGAGTGGGAAGGGCATCCCATGTGGTTGATAGAGGAAGCACGTCGGCAAGATATGGTGTCTGTTCGCCAACTGATTGACGTTGATCGCGGCCTTTTCCAGCTCGTTGGCCGTGGTGTACAACTGGCCGAGTTTTTCCGTTCGCATACGTTTTGCGGTTATTGCGGACATGAGATGTACTCCAGCCGTTCAGAGTGGGCAAGTATGTGCCCGAACTGCCGCCAGCGTTATTATCCGCAAATTGCGCCGTGCATTATCGTGGCTATCCGTCGTGGCGATGAAATCCTTTTGGCGCAGCATAAACGTCATCGGAACGGTATACATACCGTATTGGCAGGATTCGTTGAGGTGGGCGAAACGCTTGAGCAGGCCGCTGCGCGTGAAATTATGGAAGAGAGCCGCGTTCAAATTAAAAACCTGCGCTACGTTGCCTCCCAGCCATGGCCGTTCCCGCACTCACTGATGGTAGCCTTCATGGCTGATTATGCAGGCGGCGAACTTCAGCACGATCCAAAAGAGTTATTGAATGCGGGCTGGTATCGCTATGACAATCTACCTCAGCTGCCGCCAGCAGGCACTGTAGCGCGGCGTTTAATCGAAGATACCGTGGCACTTTGTCGAGAAGACACAGAAGGCGAATAA
- the hemE gene encoding uroporphyrinogen decarboxylase has protein sequence MTELKNDRYLRALLRQPVDITPVWMMRQAGRYLPEYKATRAQAGDFMSLCKNAELACEVTLQPLRRYALDAAILFSDILTIPDAMGLGLYFETGEGPRFSSPITCKADVEKLPVPDPEDELGYVMNAVRTIRKNLDGQVPLIGFSGSPWTLATYMVEGGSSKAFTKIKKMMYAEPATLHLLLDKLADSVILYLNAQIRAGAQSVMIFDTWGGVLTGRDYRLFSLNYMHKIVDGLIRENDGRRVPVTLFTKGGGQWLEAMAETGCDALGLDWSTDIADARRRVGDKVALQGNMDPSMLYAPAARIEQEVSTILEGFGEGTGHVFNLGHGIHQDVPPENAGTFVEAVHRLSAKYHR, from the coding sequence ATGACTGAACTGAAGAACGACCGCTACCTGCGCGCACTATTGCGCCAGCCTGTAGACATAACACCGGTATGGATGATGCGTCAGGCCGGACGTTATTTGCCAGAATATAAAGCCACCCGTGCTCAGGCCGGTGATTTTATGTCTTTGTGCAAAAATGCTGAGTTAGCCTGTGAAGTCACACTTCAACCGCTGCGCCGTTATGCGCTAGATGCGGCAATTCTGTTTTCAGACATTTTGACTATTCCTGATGCGATGGGGCTTGGGCTCTATTTTGAAACGGGTGAAGGCCCTCGTTTCTCATCACCAATTACCTGTAAAGCCGATGTGGAAAAGCTGCCCGTTCCCGACCCTGAAGATGAACTGGGGTATGTGATGAATGCGGTACGCACCATCCGTAAAAATCTGGATGGACAGGTTCCTCTGATTGGCTTCTCTGGAAGTCCGTGGACGCTCGCGACCTATATGGTGGAAGGCGGTAGTAGCAAAGCTTTCACCAAAATTAAAAAGATGATGTATGCCGAGCCAGCCACGCTGCATCTGCTGCTGGATAAACTGGCCGATAGCGTGATTTTGTACCTCAATGCACAGATCCGCGCTGGCGCTCAGTCAGTCATGATTTTTGATACATGGGGTGGCGTGCTGACAGGCCGTGACTATCGCCTGTTCTCGCTGAACTACATGCATAAAATCGTTGATGGGCTGATCCGTGAAAATGACGGTCGTCGTGTTCCTGTGACGTTATTCACCAAAGGTGGTGGCCAGTGGCTGGAAGCTATGGCTGAAACCGGCTGTGATGCGCTAGGCTTGGATTGGAGCACGGACATCGCCGATGCTCGTCGCCGTGTAGGTGACAAAGTTGCGTTGCAAGGCAATATGGATCCTTCCATGCTGTATGCGCCTGCGGCTCGAATTGAGCAGGAAGTCTCGACTATCCTCGAAGGTTTCGGAGAGGGCACTGGGCACGTATTCAATCTTGGTCACGGTATCCATCAGGATGTACCACCAGAGAATGCAGGAACCTTTGTTGAGGCTGTCCATCGGCTTTCAGCTAAGTATCATCGATAG
- the purD gene encoding phosphoribosylamine--glycine ligase — MNILIIGNGGREHALAWKAAQSPLADKVYVAPGNAGTALEPALENVDISATDINALLAFAQSHDIGLTIVGPEAPLVIGVVDAFQAAGLKIFGPSQAAAQLEGSKAFTKDFLARHRIPTAQYRNFTDVEPAISYIRSQGAPIVIKADGLAAGKGVIVAMTLEEAEAAVHDMLAGNAFGDAGHRIVVEEFLDGEEASFIVMVDGKNVLPMATSQDHKRVGDGDTGPNTGGMGAYSPAPVVTDEIHQRVMDEVIWPTVHGMAKEGNPYSGFLYAGLMISAQGEPKVIEFNCRFGDPETQPIMLRMKSDLVELCLAGAEGKLNEKESLWDERDALGVVIAAGGYPGDYRTGDVIHGLPSVSAEGEKVFHAGTQMQGNDVVTHGGRVLCVTALGHGIEQAQKNAYQLAKQVGWKESFYRQDIGYRAIGRGR, encoded by the coding sequence ATGAATATCCTGATTATCGGTAACGGCGGCCGTGAGCACGCACTAGCATGGAAAGCGGCTCAATCGCCGTTAGCAGATAAAGTCTACGTAGCCCCAGGTAATGCGGGAACTGCGCTGGAACCAGCCCTAGAAAACGTCGATATCTCAGCAACCGATATCAACGCGCTTTTGGCATTTGCCCAAAGCCATGATATTGGTCTAACGATTGTTGGCCCTGAAGCACCGCTGGTGATTGGCGTCGTGGATGCGTTCCAAGCAGCAGGGCTGAAAATTTTCGGCCCATCACAGGCAGCGGCTCAGTTAGAAGGCTCAAAAGCCTTTACCAAAGATTTCTTAGCTCGTCATCGTATTCCCACAGCCCAGTACCGTAACTTTACCGACGTCGAACCCGCTATTAGCTATATCCGTAGCCAAGGCGCTCCTATCGTTATCAAGGCAGACGGTCTGGCCGCGGGTAAAGGCGTGATTGTTGCGATGACGCTCGAAGAAGCCGAAGCCGCAGTTCACGATATGTTGGCTGGCAACGCATTCGGTGACGCAGGCCATCGCATCGTCGTTGAAGAGTTTCTCGACGGCGAAGAAGCGAGCTTTATCGTCATGGTTGACGGAAAGAACGTGCTACCAATGGCAACCAGCCAAGATCATAAACGAGTCGGCGATGGCGACACAGGGCCAAATACCGGCGGCATGGGTGCATATTCACCGGCACCGGTGGTCACCGATGAAATCCACCAGCGCGTTATGGATGAGGTGATCTGGCCAACGGTGCACGGCATGGCGAAAGAGGGTAACCCGTACTCTGGTTTTCTTTACGCAGGCCTGATGATTTCAGCCCAAGGCGAGCCAAAAGTTATCGAATTTAACTGTCGATTTGGCGACCCTGAAACTCAGCCTATCATGCTACGCATGAAATCAGACTTGGTAGAGCTTTGCCTAGCCGGTGCTGAAGGTAAATTAAACGAGAAAGAGTCACTGTGGGATGAACGTGACGCGCTAGGCGTCGTGATCGCTGCGGGCGGATATCCTGGAGATTATCGTACCGGTGATGTCATTCATGGCCTGCCGTCGGTTTCAGCAGAGGGCGAGAAAGTTTTCCATGCTGGCACCCAAATGCAGGGCAACGATGTGGTAACTCATGGCGGGCGCGTATTGTGCGTCACTGCTTTAGGACATGGAATCGAGCAAGCACAGAAAAATGCATATCAGCTCGCAAAACAGGTCGGCTGGAAAGAGAGTTTCTATCGTCAGGATATTGGCTATCGGGCTATCGGGCGCGGTCGTTAA
- a CDS encoding DUF1481 domain-containing protein, translated as MAALLIAAGLSATLSGCSTQNTSPRFTATGYIADQGMMRIWRKDDPQHQPQTIMSVYSPLAGKGTVISYYAYQDGKLNLVRQTVQGNEQNVLELRLDEKGEISFMQRQIGNQRQLLTSDDIARSQYQSRHMVEISEALRVGKVHLIQGRWQNGQFTSCAGETQSLKLEARQLNWIESRAAHSSQPLGIAWLDAPEGRQLLLAANEDFCSWEPTVDTL; from the coding sequence GTGGCGGCATTACTGATCGCGGCAGGGCTTTCTGCGACGCTTTCTGGTTGCAGTACGCAAAACACGTCCCCTCGCTTTACGGCAACTGGCTATATTGCCGATCAAGGCATGATGCGCATTTGGCGTAAAGACGATCCTCAGCATCAGCCTCAGACCATTATGAGTGTCTATAGCCCTCTCGCAGGGAAAGGCACGGTAATCAGCTACTACGCCTATCAAGATGGCAAATTGAACCTAGTACGGCAAACCGTGCAGGGCAATGAGCAAAATGTTCTTGAGCTTCGTTTAGATGAGAAGGGCGAAATCAGCTTTATGCAGCGCCAGATTGGCAATCAGCGGCAGCTACTCACGTCTGACGACATAGCTCGCAGCCAATACCAGTCTCGCCATATGGTTGAAATATCAGAAGCACTGAGGGTCGGTAAAGTTCACCTTATCCAAGGCCGTTGGCAGAATGGTCAGTTCACGAGCTGCGCAGGGGAAACTCAATCTCTGAAGCTAGAAGCGCGGCAGCTGAATTGGATCGAAAGCCGAGCCGCACATTCGTCTCAGCCTCTCGGGATCGCATGGCTTGATGCGCCAGAAGGCCGCCAGTTATTGCTGGCCGCCAATGAAGATTTTTGCAGTTGGGAACCGACGGTAGATACGCTGTAA
- a CDS encoding YjaG family protein, translating into MLRNPIHKRLEKLESWQHLTFIASLCERMYPNYQAFCLQTGFGDPMVYRRILDLIWETLTVKDAKVNFDNQLEKLEEAIPSADDYDIYGVYPAIDACIALGEAVHSRLSGEMLEHAITVSETSLRTVGMLEMTQAGREMTDEELKELPAMQDELDIQWEIFRLLVECEERDLELIKGLRSDLREAGVSNIGVNLAQ; encoded by the coding sequence ATGCTGCGTAACCCGATTCACAAACGGCTAGAAAAGCTGGAAAGCTGGCAACACCTTACGTTCATCGCCAGTTTGTGTGAACGTATGTACCCAAACTATCAGGCATTTTGCCTGCAAACCGGATTTGGCGATCCTATGGTTTACCGCCGAATTCTGGATCTGATTTGGGAAACATTGACGGTAAAAGACGCTAAAGTGAATTTCGACAACCAGTTAGAAAAACTGGAAGAGGCAATTCCGTCAGCTGACGACTATGATATTTACGGTGTTTACCCTGCGATTGACGCTTGTATTGCGTTGGGTGAAGCTGTGCACTCCCGTTTAAGCGGTGAGATGCTAGAACATGCGATTACGGTCAGTGAAACATCACTGCGTACCGTCGGCATGCTGGAAATGACTCAGGCCGGTCGTGAAATGACCGATGAAGAGTTGAAAGAATTACCGGCAATGCAAGATGAGTTAGACATCCAATGGGAGATTTTCCGCCTGCTCGTGGAATGCGAGGAGCGCGATTTAGAGCTCATCAAAGGATTAAGATCTGACCTGCGTGAGGCAGGTGTCAGTAATATCGGTGTAAATTTAGCGCAATAA